From a single Rutidosis leptorrhynchoides isolate AG116_Rl617_1_P2 chromosome 5, CSIRO_AGI_Rlap_v1, whole genome shotgun sequence genomic region:
- the LOC139848072 gene encoding ethylene-responsive transcription factor ERF027-like — protein MADPPPPPPPPPPLDPLPKVQLPPRPTLIMTNSSSSSSSAISPNRRSPASSGRHPTFRGIRSRSGKWVSEIREPRKSKRIWLGTYPTPEMAAAAYDVAALTLKGSDTMLNFPDLVGSYPIPDMPEPALIRSAAAAAAQLMKSSTDQIDLIDLPGDQLPEVGNDFMDEDTIFDMPNLLADMAEGMLMSPPRQPSNDDPSQGDSSDCDNLWSY, from the coding sequence ATGGCTGACCCTCCtccacctccaccaccaccacccccacTAGATCCTCTTCCTAAAGTCCAATTACCACCTAGACCAACACTCATCATGACTAATtcctcatcttcttcttcttcagcaaTCTCGCCCAATCGCCGTAGTCCAGCTTCGAGCGGAAGGCACCCGACGTTTCGAGGGATTCGAAGTCGTAGTGGGAAGTGGGTGTCAGAGATTCGAGAGCCACGTAAAAGCAAACGTATCTGGCTCGGTACATACCCAACGCCTGAGATGGCTGCAGCAGCGTATGACGTGGCTGCTTTAACACTGAAAGGCTCTGATACTATGTTAAATTTCCCGGATCTGGTGGGGTCGTATCCAATTCCAGATATGCCTGAGCCCGCTTTGATACGGAGTGCTGCTGCTGCAGCAGCTCAATTAATGAAGTCTTCAACTGATCAAATAGATTTGATAGATTTACCTGGTGATCAATTGCCGGAGGTAGGTAATGATTTTATGGATGAAGATACAATTTTTGATATGCCGAATTTGTTGGCGGATATGGCGGAAGGAATGCTGATGAGTCCGCCTCGACAACCTAGTAACGATGATCCGTCTCAAGGGGATTCATCTGATTGTGATAATTTATGGAGCTACTAG